AGcttataaaacacaacatttaagaTTAAAACAAAGGTTCTGAAcctctttgttgtgtttcaggtgagTTGTTCTCTcatagttttatttaaataactgaGGTTCAAAAAGGTAAAATGATCCactatttaacaaaaaaaaaaaaaaaagcaaaaactaaagtccaagaaaacaaatctgattttcAGCGTCAGAAATTTTCCCATCAATCAtctgacgacccctcagatttatctggttaccctttggaggggcccgacccctaCGTTGGGccccactggactaaactagctaactgaatatgacagtaaaatgctgctctaacaCTGACGCTTCAGTATCTTGTCTCATAGATTCAGAGatcaggagacattttactgcacagacagtacttttacGGCATGAATCTGAGagtactactgtacttttactgctgatactttAAGGACATGAAGCTGATAACATTTGTGTAGTTTTACTTTAGTAGAATTTTGAATGAAGGACTTGTAATGGGGTAGTTTTACATTTGTTGTATTGGCACTTTTACTTCGGTAaatgatctgagtacttcttccaccactgtaaatactgcagtaTATTTTAATAATCATGCATGTTGTGCCGGAGTTGATTGTCACTGTGATATAATGTTGAATCTGACACCAACTGAACTTTAAAGGTGAAtccttaactttttttttcttaaaatctCCCTGAATGTTGGATAAAAActctctgcttttcatctgACTGTTAACTTAttaaacagagctgcagacatcCAAGAATATCAATTTGATATAATAAGGAATTGAAAAACGATAAACACTGTGCAGAAAGCATCTCTGTCCTGTCGGATATGGCTTTTAGGAGttccttcctcactctgctGCACGTCTGTTAGCACATGCTAACGCTCGCCGTGCTTGTTCATCACTCGAGTGTGAATGTGACTTCTCTGTCGTCTAATACgtaaaaaacacagaagcttCGTTTGTTTTATTGGAAAATAAAGTAGGTAGTTTTTGTATGGAAGCAAACAAAGGCCAAAGtaaactgatttctttttctttaactgtGAAATGTAACTGAATACTTGAACAacactacattttattttgaaagccatCGATGTGAAGTTACGTGGTTTGATTTTCCCTCTCCGAAGTTTCCAGAAGGtcatttcatcttttctgaattgaaaagcttttttaatTGGACGCTTCAATTTGAAAGAATCTGAATTTGCAAacttttaaagagaaaaaaaaaacaaacaacatccCTAAAATCAAAATCGAAAAACTAAATTCAGATCAAttgttttcaaagaaaaatattcaattaTCACAAATTCAGCTGTATTTAAATTTCGCTTGTTGAATTTAGATACAGACGCATGTTCAACATCTttgtttcctttaaaaacatCCGAAACATTTGGAACTTAAAACTTTTctcatttcatctgttttattctattttagcttattttttcttcttttgaaccacaattttctttaaatgtgtcttATATGCAAAGCGCTTTAAATGAATGACCTTGTTGAAAAGTCTTTGCTTCATAGTTTTTCATCCCTCAGTATTTATAATGACTGCAGGCCTGCATATGTTGCCTTGTTGACTTTTTAGGAGATATTAAAACTTTCTCCTGCGCAGGCTTCATCTTCATTGAGTGTGTATATTTtctatatgtatgtacagtacacgAATGTCTTTGTGTATCACATCTTTAATCACGGTTGTATTTTTAGAGTGTAAATACATATatggaaataaaaagtaaaagcactcagtTGTGGTGACTCTCAGCCTTTCTTTGCTTCCATAGTTTTGTGTATCTGGATCGAATTTgctaaaaatcacatttttttctaacaCAGCTCTGAAAATTATTCACTAACTCTGATAAGCGTCTTCACATCAAGTGAAAATCGTCCAAAGCGTCTTTTCTATGCAACCTGTTGCAAATAACTTTCTCATCACTCGCTCTAAAACCTGCTCAGTcaccgtctctctctcaccggagcgacttcctcttcctcatcctgtacttcctctctctctatctgctgTTATTTGCCACACTTTACCTTCCATACAATCATATTCAGATGTGCTTTATGCTTCAATGTGCGCAAATATGTTGAACCTGCAACACCTGCTCTCACGGCTCCAGTGATCAACCGCTCAGAGTACCAGACTTCACTTTGACCTTTCTGTTAGTTTGCATACATGCGCACATACGAGAATGTGCATGTGACATATTTGTTATTTACTTATACCCCCCTCCCGCCcccaccccaacacacacacaaaacaagccaCACATGTACACCCACCGactctccagctgcttcagtACATGTTCGTCTCACGTTTATCAAACTGCTGACGTCACAGAAAAATCCTTCACTTTTACTTCATTGATGCACCATCAGCAGATGGCGCTCCagtttattcttattattatttaattaaagccagttaaatattataaatatatcaGATTGGTGTGTGAGAATAGCtgatttcacacacaaatgaactTTAAATCATGaatgtttttgcagaaaagaacatttttaacAGGGCAGCTACAGAGTAAATCCttgactctgattggctgatccTGCTCTGAGCACCCCTGTCATTAGATCACATGAATGTGATCAGTTACGCGTTGCTGCGAGTCAAaggaagaaatgttttcatggtTAGAAGTTTGATAAACGCGTCCTGATCTCTCGCTTACAGCTGCAGGACATGATGTAACTACAGCAGCTGTATCCATAGAAACCAGACTCTGACCCCCCGCACGTACATGTTACCATTACACATAGAGCACACCCACTCAGTACAAGGAGAATATGATAATAGAATAATAACACTATAAGGTAACTTTACTAACACCCTCTGGCTGCAGACCGGCTCCCATCATGTCGCCCACCCCTCTGATAGCCTCATCCGTTTTACTGACGGGCTGTGATGCTCCTCCTGATTGGACAGAGGCCGGAGGAGGAAGCTGTCGTTCCCATGGTGATCCTCGCGCTCCTCGCTGCCTTCGTACGAGCTCCCGCAGCTGGACGCGCTGTCGGCGGGGGAGCGGCCCGGCTCGCCGGGGCCCCGGCCAACGGCGGAGTACCCGGCCGTGGTCACGCCTCCGCCGAGCCCCGCGCCGATCATCCCGACACTCCGGTCTCTGGGAGGGGAGGCCGGCTCGGACTTGATGTGGAGGTGCTGGTGGCCGGAGGGGAGGTTCAGGTTTGAGTTCTGACACAAGTTCCTGGAAGGCGAGACAGAGGCGACTCCAGCTAAATGAAACGTTTAAAATCTCACAGCTGattcttttttcttcactgcTGTCATGGTGACGTGAAGATGcacagcgcgcacacacactcacacacacacacacacacacacacacacacacacacacacacacacacacaggctttccATGACCACTGAGGACGCAGATATGAGGCTGCACCATTGGTAGAAAGTCATTGTCAAGTACTGCAGTTAAGTACAACTttaaagtacttgtactttctgcttctttcttcttctactctactacatttcagcagcttcactgaaTTTATTTGAGAGCGTCTGCAGAGTCAGATGaataacacaaaacataatcaacaaataaattaggatgtgttattattgattaagataaaactttatgaTCTCTGGGGGAAATTTGTAATCTACCCAGCAGCATATAAAGCAACTAATATTAGCTCCACTATCAGCTGCCACATTAAAGtgattaatgcatcaataattctaATAAAATAATATGGATATTGTGTTCCCGTTGACTTGCTCCAACTAGTGCATCACGTTTTAggctctgaggaaaacaaacatgtttgaaagCTGTCGCACCGTCAGGGAGAGCTCACAACAGGAACAGGGTGAAGACCTGAACCTCCAACGTGACAGCAGTTTCTGTCTCAGATCTAAGAAGTCTATCTGGTCTAGCTATCATAGACCACatccagcacacagacactcaccCCATGTGTCCCAGTGCTGAGTGCTGCAGGTTctgtatctgctgctgctgctgccagtttGTCACTGATCCAAGACCAGAAGCTCCAAAcccagagagggaggacaggtcGCTGCCGAGGGAGAACTCTGAGGGACAAACACACATCGTTAATCCGGTTCCACGTGAGGTCCGGGCCTCTCGTCGGTTGCAGTTGTTCTGCTGTGGTCACCTGTGCCAtaagaggaggagagtgtggACGGATAGCCGCCCATCCCCTGTCCAGGTAGAGTCTGAGCAGCGATGGACACGGCAGGAGTCGACAGCGTCTGAGCGCTCTGAGAGTGATTTATTCTCTGgttctgcagagaaaagagaaatttATCAGACCGAAACCTGATGCGTTCAAAAAACCTCACTGCAATAAAAGTATGCAActattatcaacagaatgtaCTCAAAGTACTTACAGTAagtagatgtttcaggttgagctcatttgaactacaACAAATCTGGAGATacaagcttttcactggacaggaagtccAGTAAAAGAGTAAAgagtacaatatttacctctgagatgtagtAGTAGAAGTATAAATTTGGATaaaagtaccttgaatttgtagTTAAGTACAGCATCTTGAATTAATGTACTTGGATCAAACTGTGAAGTATGGGATCACTCTGATCTGTTTACATTCACCAGACTCCTTCAGCTGTGCAGCTCTCGGCAGTTTCAGCTGCTCCAAACAaaccaggacagagaggaaactgagTCTGAGGCTCCGAGAGGTTAAAGGTccaaccagaaaaaaacactgaaacttcATTTATTCTATCGCATCTTATTCTCCTACTGCTGCacctcagagggaaatacttcACTTTTTACTGCAGCACAGTTATCTTCCAGATTTAGTTCCTTCACACTTGAAACCACCAGTTTgtgattagcattagcattagctccacctcgaccaactaaaacattaaaatgttgtttacatgtaaataaataagttatAATAAACCTGCTGAATCATTTATAACGATATAGGAGGTCATTATGCCTGATTAGtgggtacttttacttttattctttaAGTACATGTTGATAATACTTACAGGACATACTTTTACATGAGtgcagttttaaatgcaggactctGACTTCAGCAATCGACCTGAATGCTTCCTCGACTGAAAGTCACTGTTAGTCCTCTTGATGCAAACCTGCAGCCTGATGATCAGCACCGTCCTGTTTCTTTGAATGATGCTTTTTAATTAATCTCACTCTCTCATTACTGGCCTGTTCGCTGTATCGTTCATCTCCTTGTGTGGTTTAAGGATTACTTACCAGCATCAGGTCAAAGTCCTCACACTGGAGAGCAGCATTAAAGCACAGACCGAAATGAGTCTCCGGCCACCATGAAGGAGGTTTCAGGGAAATCAACACAACTAAAAACCAGATGAATGAAGAGAAATGACGGCGAAGAAGGATGAGCGCACTCACGATGGTCGGCATGTTGTTGCACTTGTTGGAGGGGGGCATCAGCGTCCGGAGGTCGGGCTTGCGGCTCATGCTCATTGGAGGACTCTTGTCCTGCATGTTCTTGGAAACCCCTCCAGGAGACAGCAGCCCGGGGGAGGTGCAGTGGTTGCTGTAGCTGCCATTTcctggtgacacacacagagggggagCTCTCATTAGAATTAGACGCTGACGCCTATTTTATTCACACAACGAATCAAAGTCCCTCTCTGAGCTTTTCTGACgctgaataataaaatgtctGAGGGGTCACGAGCTCTGTGGAGCTGCGCGGGGGGGCAGGAATAACGTGCAGTCGTACCCACGCTGGAGACCACAGCGCTCGGCAGCTCTGAAGCCATCAGACCTGCGGACACACAGAACCAGAACACGCGATCAGACTCCAGACGTCAGATGCTGGTTTACGTGCATTTAAAGAGAACACACCTGCGTTTCCGGTGCTGGGGGGCCGCGGGGGCGAcatgctgtttctctgcaggtgtgtgtgtgagatgggcAGCAGGTTGTGGTTACTGAGGCCTCCTATGCCGGGGTGGGAGTACAGCAGTCCACCGGGGTTACCGCCTGGGATGGACACTCCCATGTCGTAGTTGGAGGGGGGCAGACCCTGCTGGACAGTTCAGGACACGTCAGCTGGTTAACGTCACTGAGGACACATCAGAGCGTGCAGGAGGAAAGGCTTTAGGTGGACTTACACAGATTCTCTGTCTGTTGATCATCAGGTCGATGTCTTCGTTGATTTTGCGGTATTTGTCGTCTGACTCTGGGCTCTGGCCTGCAGAGTCGTCGGCCTCGATGTCGGGGCTTTCGCAGCCGTTTAGGCCTTTCTTACGCAGGGTCTGAAGGAAGCAAACAGGACACATCAACACGTCTGGAAAACCAACAGGGTTCAGCTCTGTGTGCATTTAAACCCAACATTCAAGTGGCCCAACATGTGTCTGAAcggctgcagagctgaaacagagcagaaattCACCTTCTGATCATCGACTCATCGTTCCTCTAATTTCtcaagcaaaaatagcaaacatgAAGacttgctcctcttcctcctgtttttcattaGTTCTGAACGATTATTGaagaaatcaacaaaaaaatcaaatcaaatcatcacAGAAATCAACAACGTGAATTCTCAGAAAGAGGAGCAAATAGATAATATTCACGTCAATATATTTAGATTTGTTTAACTGTGAGTTAATTCAATGTACAAAAtacaactgcaataaaaaacatcacaaaaaaagcaatgttGCTCTCAGTATGCACATctactcaagcactgtactttgaggtactttactaGAGTATTTATACAACTCCAACtaaaggatgaagttttccttcatgtcttgagaaacttctccttcttcagctaaataaactgtttgaaaAGCCTCTTGAATCAGAGAAGCAATGCTGATTTCAAACACAGGGGGGCGCCATCTGAGCAGAAATCAGTGAGAGAGCAGTGAAAACCGAACACAACAATCAGACGAGTTCCAGAAGAATTATTCTGTCTTGTCTTCTGTGTGTAAACTGAACGTTAATGTGTGGATGAATCACACGTGTTGGAGTCGAAGCTTCTCAGTATTGTGAAATCTCTCCTCTCATGCAGGTATCagatgaagactgtgtgtgtgtgtttctgcagtaaatcctgaggtacttgtacttcaaaacctccattttctgctgctttacacATCAACTCAACTTCATTTCAGcgggaaatattgtacttttttaaaGAGAAGAGTTCAGTAGCACTTCTaccaccactgtgtgtgtgtgtgtgtgtgcgtgcgcatgtgtgcgtgcgtgcgtgtgtgtgcgtgtgttgtacagtatgtggtttGGCTCTCAGTGTCCTGCTTCAGCACTTCACAGCCCATTAGTCCAGTCTGTCATTGGATggttgcaacacacacacacacacacagctatccCACTCATCCCAGTCATGTCCACCTGTTTGGCTttggagagagggggagggtccgggtgaggagggggaggcagtTACCACCAATGCTAGCATAGCTCCTGCAGGGATGGCCGTAGAAGGCTATTTTTTGCTCCTGTGCCCCGCGGCGCTCCTCGTCACTCCCATCCCTCCCTCACAATCTGTCAATCTGGCTCGTCTATTAAAACATAAAGGCGACTGCAGCGGCCTGCTCCGCCCTCCTCATCGCCGCCACACGCCCACGCCTTCCTTTGTCCACACGAAGAGCTGCTCTGGGCCCCGCCGCTGCAGCCGGGACAAGAGCTGGAAGacgcattcattcattttcagtggaaACGAGCTGTGAAGACAACATTTATACAGCTTCACcttttaaaggagcagtgtgtAGCAGCATCAAGTGAAATACCCCtcgcctctccctccctctccaagCATGTTGGAGAAACTATGGTGACCAAGAAACCTCCAAAATACAGATATAGATacacagatgaaaacataactatgagCATCATATTCTATTTCTGCCAACAGACCCCCTTAAATCTTGCAAACTGAATGAATGCAAGATGTGGACTGGAGGGGTCCCGACCCCTGGGAACCGCTGATGTAGACCACCAATACAGGTTTAGGGTTTAATCctttagaaaataattaaaatcgCTCTACTGTCAGATAATTGCAGTGGACTAAACGGGTAAAATATTTTTATCTGAAATGTGCTGGAATAAGCAGTAAATACTCGAGTAAAGTACTTTGAGTACATACTTGTAGCTGCTGGtcaggaatgtgtgtgtcagggtgtgtgtgggtgtgtgtgtgtgtgtgtgtggtggcaggTGGTTTGAAAAGCTTCCTGGAGGTACTCGAGACAGCTGAGGAGGgcggaggagggggggagggaggatgCCATAATATCGTACCAgcccttctccttctcctccacccaAATGCATCTACACCTCCACCCtcgctgcttttcttttcttttccatccatttcttttttcttctcctttttttaatatcactgctacattaatgtggatgttgcattttactgttgtagatgtttcaggttgagctcctTGTAGTGGAGGAGAAGTAGAAAGcagcatgaaatggaaacaaagtacaagtacctttAATTTCTACCTAAGTACAATACTTGAAAAAATGTACAACACCTTcatctgaatgtgtttgggCTTAAATATGATACAGAAATcaactaaaaagaaaataacttcaATAAACTAATGCAAAACTAAAATTCACCaaatgatcatcatcatcaggtcaataTTTTAATGTGTCCAATATTCAGATTTATGTCTAAAACCTGCAGAACcaaagacattcccatcagcctgcTGGTTAA
The Chelmon rostratus isolate fCheRos1 chromosome 19, fCheRos1.pri, whole genome shotgun sequence DNA segment above includes these coding regions:
- the LOC121622811 gene encoding myocyte-specific enhancer factor 2C-like isoform X1, yielding MGRKKIQIARIMDERNRHVTFTKRKFGLMKKAYELSVLCDCEIALIIFNSTNKLFQYASTDMDKVLLKYTEYNEPHESRTNSDIVDTLRKKGLNGCESPDIEADDSAGQSPESDDKYRKINEDIDLMINRQRICQGLPPSNYDMGVSIPGGNPGGLLYSHPGIGGLSNHNLLPISHTHLQRNSMSPPRPPSTGNAGLMASELPSAVVSSVGNGSYSNHCTSPGLLSPGGVSKNMQDKSPPMSMSRKPDLRTLMPPSNKCNNMPTINQRINHSQSAQTLSTPAVSIAAQTLPGQGMGGYPSTLSSSYGTEFSLGSDLSSLSGFGASGLGSVTNWQQQQQIQNLQHSALGHMGNLCQNSNLNLPSGHQHLHIKSEPASPPRDRSVGMIGAGLGGGVTTAGYSAVGRGPGEPGRSPADSASSCGSSYEGSEEREDHHGNDSFLLRPLSNQEEHHSPSVKRMRLSEGWAT
- the LOC121622811 gene encoding myocyte-specific enhancer factor 2C-like isoform X2; the encoded protein is MGRKKIQIARIMDERNRHVTFTKRKFGLMKKAYELSVLCDCEIALIIFNSTNKLFQYASTDMDKVLLKYTEYNEPHESRTNSDIVDTLRKKGLNGCESPDIEADDSAGQSPESDDKYRKINEDIDLMINRQRICGLPPSNYDMGVSIPGGNPGGLLYSHPGIGGLSNHNLLPISHTHLQRNSMSPPRPPSTGNAGLMASELPSAVVSSVGNGSYSNHCTSPGLLSPGGVSKNMQDKSPPMSMSRKPDLRTLMPPSNKCNNMPTINQRINHSQSAQTLSTPAVSIAAQTLPGQGMGGYPSTLSSSYGTEFSLGSDLSSLSGFGASGLGSVTNWQQQQQIQNLQHSALGHMGNLCQNSNLNLPSGHQHLHIKSEPASPPRDRSVGMIGAGLGGGVTTAGYSAVGRGPGEPGRSPADSASSCGSSYEGSEEREDHHGNDSFLLRPLSNQEEHHSPSVKRMRLSEGWAT